The Toxotes jaculatrix isolate fToxJac2 chromosome 21, fToxJac2.pri, whole genome shotgun sequence genome includes a region encoding these proteins:
- the tob1b gene encoding protein Tob1b gives MQLEIQVALNFIISYLYNKLPRRRVNIFGEELERQLKKKYEGHWYPDKPYKGSGFRCIHVGEKVDPVVEQAAKESGLDIEDVRNNLPQDLSVWIDPFEVSYQIGEKGPVKVLYVDDNNENGSELDKEIKNSFNPEAQVFMPISDPVGASSESSSPSPPFGQSAAVSPSFMPRSTQPLTFTTATFAATKFGSTKMKSSGRGNNSNAGSSSKVARTSPTNNLGLNVNTLLKQKAISTSMHSLYGLGLGQQQQQQQKASALSPNAKEFVFPSLQGQASPGAVFPGEGSLGLGPLQYNNAFDMFAAYGSLNDKSLMDGLNFSLSNMQYSNQQFQPVMAN, from the coding sequence ATGCAGCTTGAAATTCAAGTAGCACTCAACTTTATTATTTCCTATTTATACAACAAACTCCCTCGACGACGTGTGAATATCTTCGGCGAAGAGCTTGAGAGGCAGCTGAAGAAAAAATATGAAGGCCACTGGTATCCGGATAAGCCATATAAAGGTTCAGGGTTCAGGTGCATCCATGTAGGGGAGAAGGTGGACCCTGTGGTGGAGCAGGCAGCCAAAGAGAGCGGGCTGGACATCGAAGACGTCCGGAATAATCTCCCTCAGGACCTTAGCGTGTGGATCGACCCGTTTGAGGTTTCCTACCAGATTGGGGAGAAGGGACCGGTCAAGGTGCTTTATGTGGATGATAACAATGAGAACGGGTCAGAGTTGGACAAAGAGATCAAGAACAGCTTTAATCCTGAGGCCCAGGTCTTCATGCCAATCAGTGACCCTGTCGGGGCTTCCTCAGAGTCCagctctccctcccctccttttgGGCAGTCCGCTGCTGTGAGCCCCTCCTTCATGCCACGCTCCACCCAGCCCTTAACCTTCACCACTGCCACCTTCGCCGCCACCAAATTTGGCTCCACTAAGATGAAGAGCAGTGGCCGCGGTAACAACAGCAATGCCGGTAGTAGCAGCAAGGTGGCCCGCACCTCCCCTACCAATAACCTGGGTCTGAATGTCAACACCCTACTGAAGCAGAAAGCCATCTCCACCTCCATGCACTCACTGTACGGGCTGGGCCTgggtcagcagcagcaacagcagcagaaggcCTCTGCTCTTTCCCCTAACGCCAAGGAGTTTGTGTTCCCCAGCCTCCAGGGCCAGGCCAGCCCTGGAGCCGTGTTCCCCGGGGAGGGCTCCCTGGGGCTCGGCCCTCTGCAGTACAACAATGCCTTTGACATGTTTGCAGCCTACGGAAGCCTCAACGACAAGTCTCTTATGGATGGCCTCAACTTCAGTCTGAGCAACATGCAGTATTCTAACCAGCAATTCCAGCCAGTCATGGCTAACTAA